Proteins encoded together in one Gemmatimonadota bacterium DH-78 window:
- a CDS encoding PadR family transcriptional regulator: MALDLLKGTLDVLVLKTLSWGPLHGYGVSRAIRLATDELLQVEEGALYPALRRLESRGLVEASWGRTDTGREARFYALTPAGEEALEAERRGWERYVMAMARVLDAEGPLG, encoded by the coding sequence GTGGCTCTCGACCTGCTCAAGGGCACCCTCGACGTTCTCGTTCTCAAGACTCTCAGCTGGGGTCCGCTGCACGGGTATGGCGTGTCGCGCGCCATCCGCCTGGCCACCGACGAGCTGCTCCAGGTGGAGGAGGGCGCGCTCTATCCGGCCCTCCGGCGCCTCGAGAGTCGCGGACTCGTGGAGGCGTCGTGGGGCCGCACCGACACCGGCCGCGAGGCGCGCTTCTACGCGCTGACTCCCGCGGGAGAGGAGGCGCTCGAGGCCGAGCGCCGCGGTTGGGAGCGGTACGTGATGGCGATGGCCCGCGTGCTCGACGCCGAGGGTCCGCTGGGATGA
- a CDS encoding PadR family transcriptional regulator, with protein sequence MPPDLPLLQGTLDVLILKALDGEPRHGYDVAAWIRARSGEALAVEDGALYTALHRMRKKGWIEGEWGRSENQRRAKFYHLTELGRERLRSEADSWDRYVAAVSRVLGA encoded by the coding sequence ATGCCTCCCGACCTCCCGCTCCTGCAGGGCACGCTCGACGTGCTGATCCTCAAGGCGCTCGACGGTGAGCCGCGTCACGGCTACGACGTGGCCGCCTGGATTCGAGCGCGGAGCGGCGAGGCGCTCGCGGTGGAAGACGGCGCGCTCTACACGGCGCTCCACCGCATGCGGAAGAAGGGGTGGATCGAAGGCGAGTGGGGCCGCTCGGAGAATCAGCGCCGGGCGAAGTTCTATCACCTCACCGAACTGGGTCGCGAGCGACTCCGCTCGGAGGCCGACAGCTGGGACCGCTACGTGGCGGCGGTGTCGCGGGTGCTCGGGGCGTGA
- a CDS encoding ABC transporter permease produces the protein MTPERRDPRGEVDEEIAWHLDRVTEELVGAGWTEEAARAEARRRFGDVDRYRRGMVRLERGVRRMRAVHGGFDAVRRHLGFAVRSLRRSPGYTLSVVLTLALGIGANATMLQILDRLFLASPNHVVDAERVRTMYVRRAFVDNVVVGRTQTLPDIHDLAEVPGIESVAAWTSPSEETLTLDGDGVLRAELAMAEPRLMPLLGTPIRAGRMLVDADDAADAPPVALVSETFAEARLGGTDAALGRTLTYGPTAFEIVGVLPGDFTGPGLSRADVWLPLRAGAMARGNVGCYDSRGCWWVWGVVRMAEGEGVLERATAAATTVHRQARADEPTYDPGAEVILAPLQAARGPRPSDESQVAMWLGAVAFIVLLIACANVANLMLVRAARRRHELAVRAALGVGRGGLLVGLLVEAAVLAALGTGAALALAHFGGGLLQTVLIPNVYFPPTPWARLLTFALLATGLTLTLAALYPAADASRTAPAKVLRSARSGGRSGGVRRALLVGQAALSAVLIVGAVLFLGSFRQADSLDLGWDRKEVALASLEFDGDYSVIERTEVHARALERLRASPAVVAASPTYSVPFRSSFAVDFDVPGLDSLPRLPTGGPYVNAVDADYFETMGIELERGRGLTAVRLGSVAPFEVVINRAMAEAYWPGEDPVGRCVHIGGEEEPCTTVVGIVADHRRSGLEEETTGLYYVAIGHPSLSTPPQSLMIRTTRAPDESTAALREALAGLDARVRFAHVQPLENLVSPYLQSWRLGAVMLTLFGALALAVAGVGLYGVLAYDVASRRRELGVRAALGAAMGELITMVLRDAVVLTTVGIVLGGGLAALAAPRIAPLLFQVSPYQPIAYAAMAVTLLGTAIVAGTLPAWRSARVDPSEVLREE, from the coding sequence GTGACTCCGGAGCGGCGCGACCCCCGGGGCGAGGTCGACGAGGAGATCGCCTGGCATCTCGACCGGGTGACGGAGGAGCTGGTCGGAGCGGGGTGGACGGAGGAGGCGGCCCGCGCGGAGGCGCGGAGACGGTTCGGCGACGTGGATCGCTACCGCCGCGGCATGGTGCGACTCGAACGGGGGGTGCGGAGGATGCGGGCTGTTCACGGAGGGTTCGATGCGGTGCGGCGCCATCTGGGCTTCGCGGTCCGGAGTCTTCGGCGGAGTCCCGGATACACGCTGTCGGTGGTACTCACCCTCGCCCTGGGAATCGGGGCGAACGCCACGATGCTGCAGATCCTCGACCGGCTCTTTCTGGCGAGTCCGAACCACGTGGTGGACGCGGAGCGGGTGCGGACGATGTACGTGCGGCGCGCCTTCGTCGACAACGTGGTCGTCGGGCGCACGCAGACGCTGCCCGACATCCACGATCTGGCAGAGGTGCCGGGGATCGAGAGCGTGGCGGCGTGGACCAGTCCCTCCGAAGAGACCCTCACCCTCGACGGCGACGGGGTGCTGCGGGCCGAACTGGCCATGGCCGAGCCCCGCCTGATGCCGCTGCTCGGCACGCCGATCCGCGCGGGTCGCATGCTGGTCGACGCCGACGACGCGGCCGATGCACCGCCGGTCGCCCTCGTGTCGGAGACCTTCGCGGAAGCGCGTCTCGGCGGTACGGATGCGGCGCTCGGACGCACGCTCACATACGGGCCGACCGCCTTCGAGATCGTGGGCGTGCTCCCGGGGGACTTCACCGGTCCGGGGCTGAGCCGGGCCGATGTCTGGCTGCCCCTGCGCGCGGGCGCCATGGCCCGGGGCAACGTGGGGTGCTACGACAGCCGCGGCTGCTGGTGGGTGTGGGGGGTGGTGCGGATGGCCGAGGGCGAGGGTGTGCTCGAGCGGGCCACCGCGGCGGCCACGACGGTGCACCGCCAGGCCCGCGCGGACGAGCCGACGTACGACCCGGGGGCGGAGGTGATCCTCGCGCCGCTGCAGGCGGCCCGGGGTCCCCGACCCTCCGACGAGTCGCAGGTCGCGATGTGGCTCGGAGCCGTCGCGTTCATCGTGCTGCTGATCGCCTGCGCGAACGTGGCCAACCTCATGCTTGTGCGGGCGGCGCGCCGGCGGCACGAACTCGCGGTGCGCGCCGCGCTCGGTGTGGGACGAGGGGGACTCCTCGTGGGACTCCTGGTGGAAGCGGCCGTACTCGCGGCCCTGGGCACCGGCGCCGCCTTGGCGCTCGCGCACTTCGGGGGCGGACTGCTGCAGACCGTGCTGATCCCGAACGTGTACTTCCCGCCCACGCCCTGGGCGCGTCTTCTGACCTTCGCGCTGCTCGCCACGGGGCTCACTCTGACGCTCGCCGCCCTCTACCCGGCCGCCGACGCCAGCCGGACGGCACCGGCCAAGGTGCTGCGCAGCGCGCGATCGGGGGGGCGGAGCGGCGGCGTGCGCCGCGCGCTGCTCGTGGGGCAGGCGGCCCTGTCGGCGGTGCTGATCGTGGGGGCGGTGCTGTTTCTCGGGAGCTTCCGGCAGGCCGACTCGCTCGATCTCGGATGGGACCGCAAGGAGGTGGCCCTCGCCTCGCTGGAGTTCGACGGAGACTACTCGGTGATCGAACGCACCGAGGTTCATGCGCGCGCCCTCGAGCGACTCCGGGCGAGCCCGGCCGTGGTGGCGGCCTCGCCCACCTACTCCGTGCCGTTCCGCTCCTCCTTCGCCGTCGACTTCGACGTGCCCGGGCTCGACTCGCTCCCGCGCCTGCCCACCGGCGGGCCGTACGTGAATGCGGTCGATGCCGACTACTTCGAGACGATGGGCATCGAGCTGGAGCGGGGTCGCGGCCTCACCGCGGTGCGACTCGGGTCCGTGGCCCCCTTCGAGGTGGTGATCAACCGGGCGATGGCCGAGGCGTACTGGCCGGGCGAGGACCCGGTGGGTCGGTGCGTGCACATCGGAGGCGAGGAGGAGCCCTGCACCACCGTGGTCGGGATCGTGGCCGACCACCGGCGTTCCGGGCTCGAGGAAGAGACGACCGGCCTCTACTACGTGGCGATCGGGCACCCCTCGCTCTCGACCCCGCCCCAGAGCCTGATGATTCGCACGACGCGCGCGCCCGACGAGTCCACGGCGGCCCTGCGCGAAGCCCTCGCCGGCCTCGACGCGCGGGTGCGGTTCGCCCACGTGCAGCCCCTGGAGAACCTGGTGTCTCCGTACCTGCAGTCGTGGCGGCTCGGGGCGGTGATGCTCACCCTGTTCGGGGCCCTGGCTCTGGCGGTGGCCGGGGTCGGTCTGTACGGCGTGCTCGCCTACGACGTGGCGAGCCGCCGGCGCGAGCTGGGGGTGCGGGCCGCGCTCGGTGCGGCGATGGGCGAGCTGATCACCATGGTGCTGCGCGACGCGGTCGTGCTGACCACGGTGGGCATCGTGCTCGGCGGCGGGCTGGCCGCCCTCGCCGCGCCGCGGATCGCCCCCCTGCTCTTTCAGGTGTCGCCCTACCAGCCGATCGCCTACGCCGCGATGGCCGTCACCCTGCTCGGCACCGCGATCGTGGCGGGCACCCTGCCGGCGTGGCGGTCGGCCCGAGTCGACCCGAGCGAGGTGCTGCGCGAGGAGTGA
- a CDS encoding ABC transporter permease, translated as MGELPVDEEVARELESHLALRAEELEAEGWDPQAARAEAARRFGDYESIRKDCASLARRRDRRIRRSHGWEAGMQDVRYAIRSLVRSPGFAVVALLTLALGIGANTAIYGVVHGVLLRPLPYEQPDRIVTVAEQGRQGGTMSVAWPNLGDWRAQSSSVEAIAAYGSGIRTVLGGQEPIRIQGTGVSEDFWRVMRTRPTAGRVTAPDEHRLGAPLSAVVTEGLADRLFGAETAVGRTVDIRGVPAVVVGVIDDASAYPQESEIWYPVEVNDQGDSRTAHNWSVVARLSDGVTVERAHDELEALTIRMLADEPAADADYLAAGVHVTELREAIVGDVSRPLLLLLGAAACVLLVACTNLASTLLARGTVRAGELAVRSSLGADRGRLIRQLLTENAVLAGVGALLGTGVAALLLRVIRTLGADVPRIEAVSLSLPVLVFTGGIALVTVLASGLLPALRLTERSRAGTLRVRSRGSSGERRRIWGVLVATEVALAVVLLMGSGLLVRSFAQVLAQDPGFDATDVATSSVALNALRYPDPVDHARFYTELLPRLEALQGVEAAGILSNLPVSGGVPNGRVQIDGDPDKHVDSPAYIVASPGAFEALDIPLVRGRFFDAQDGPEAPHAVLVNEAFVEAFWPDRDPIGGLVSGGGMDDQWNVEPTPFGTVVGVVGDVRYRDLTRDAQPTVYWNYEQRPFRVRFGATVLLEAAGDDAGAVAPLLRRALMDADSDIAVEIELLADRVAGSVADRRFMLLVLGGFAALALTLAAVGIYGVVSYTVARRTREMGIRLALGAEPGSVRGLVLGGAMRTVVVGVVLGVAGAFVVNRLLESFLFDVAPYDPLTFVAVPLLLLGTALLASWVPARRSTRVDPIQAMRAE; from the coding sequence ATGGGCGAACTCCCCGTCGACGAAGAGGTCGCGCGCGAGCTGGAGTCGCACCTTGCGCTGCGAGCGGAGGAGCTGGAGGCCGAGGGGTGGGATCCGCAGGCGGCGCGCGCCGAGGCGGCGCGGAGGTTTGGAGACTACGAGTCGATCCGAAAGGACTGCGCATCGCTGGCCCGCCGCCGCGATCGCCGGATCCGACGCTCACACGGATGGGAGGCGGGGATGCAGGACGTGCGCTATGCGATTCGGAGTCTCGTGCGGAGCCCGGGCTTCGCGGTCGTGGCCCTTCTGACCCTGGCGCTGGGCATCGGCGCCAACACGGCCATCTACGGGGTGGTGCACGGCGTGCTGCTGCGGCCGCTCCCCTACGAGCAGCCCGACCGCATCGTGACCGTGGCCGAGCAGGGGCGGCAGGGCGGCACGATGAGCGTGGCCTGGCCCAACCTCGGCGACTGGCGGGCGCAGAGCAGCAGCGTCGAGGCGATCGCGGCGTACGGCTCGGGCATCCGCACCGTACTCGGCGGGCAGGAGCCGATCCGGATCCAGGGTACCGGCGTATCGGAGGACTTCTGGCGGGTGATGCGCACCCGACCGACGGCGGGCCGCGTGACGGCTCCCGACGAGCACCGGCTGGGGGCACCCCTGTCGGCGGTGGTCACCGAGGGGCTCGCCGATCGGCTGTTCGGAGCCGAGACGGCGGTCGGTCGCACCGTGGACATCCGCGGCGTGCCGGCCGTGGTCGTGGGCGTGATCGACGACGCGAGCGCCTACCCCCAGGAGAGCGAGATCTGGTACCCGGTGGAGGTGAACGACCAGGGCGACTCGCGCACCGCCCACAACTGGTCGGTGGTGGCGCGGCTGTCCGACGGTGTCACCGTCGAGCGCGCCCACGACGAGCTCGAGGCCCTCACGATTCGCATGCTCGCCGACGAGCCGGCCGCCGACGCCGACTATCTCGCCGCCGGCGTCCATGTGACCGAGCTCCGCGAAGCGATCGTGGGCGACGTGTCGCGCCCCCTCCTGCTCCTGCTCGGCGCGGCGGCCTGCGTGCTCCTGGTGGCCTGCACCAATCTGGCGAGCACCCTCCTGGCCCGCGGCACCGTCCGCGCCGGAGAGCTCGCGGTCCGCTCCTCGCTCGGCGCCGACCGCGGCCGCCTGATCCGGCAGCTCCTCACCGAAAACGCGGTGCTCGCCGGGGTGGGCGCCCTCCTGGGTACCGGCGTCGCCGCCCTCCTGCTGAGAGTCATCCGCACGCTCGGCGCCGATGTGCCCCGCATCGAGGCCGTATCGCTGTCGCTGCCGGTGCTGGTGTTCACCGGCGGCATCGCGCTCGTCACGGTGCTCGCCTCGGGGCTGCTGCCGGCCCTGCGTCTCACCGAGCGCTCGCGGGCGGGCACGCTGCGGGTGCGGAGTCGCGGATCCTCGGGCGAGCGCCGCCGCATCTGGGGCGTGCTCGTGGCCACCGAGGTGGCGCTGGCGGTGGTGCTTCTCATGGGATCGGGACTCCTCGTGCGCAGCTTCGCCCAGGTGCTCGCTCAGGATCCCGGATTCGACGCGACCGACGTGGCCACCTCGTCGGTGGCGCTCAATGCGCTGCGGTACCCCGACCCGGTCGACCACGCCCGCTTCTACACCGAGCTGCTGCCCCGGCTCGAGGCGCTGCAAGGGGTGGAGGCGGCCGGCATCCTCAGCAACCTGCCGGTGAGCGGCGGCGTGCCCAACGGCCGGGTGCAGATCGACGGCGACCCCGACAAGCACGTCGATTCGCCCGCCTACATCGTGGCGAGCCCGGGCGCCTTCGAGGCCCTCGACATTCCTCTCGTGCGGGGGCGGTTCTTCGACGCGCAAGACGGGCCCGAGGCCCCGCACGCGGTGCTCGTGAACGAGGCGTTCGTCGAGGCCTTCTGGCCCGATCGCGACCCGATCGGCGGGCTGGTGTCGGGCGGGGGCATGGACGACCAGTGGAACGTCGAGCCCACCCCGTTCGGCACGGTGGTGGGGGTGGTGGGCGACGTGCGCTACCGCGATCTCACCCGCGACGCGCAGCCCACGGTCTACTGGAACTACGAGCAGCGACCGTTCCGGGTCCGGTTCGGAGCCACGGTGCTGCTCGAGGCGGCCGGCGACGACGCGGGGGCGGTGGCGCCCCTGCTGCGTCGGGCGCTGATGGACGCCGACAGCGACATCGCGGTCGAGATCGAACTCCTCGCCGACCGGGTCGCCGGATCGGTGGCCGATCGGCGCTTCATGCTGCTGGTGCTCGGCGGGTTCGCGGCGCTGGCGCTCACCCTGGCGGCCGTCGGCATCTACGGGGTGGTGTCGTACACCGTGGCCCGGCGCACCCGCGAAATGGGGATCCGACTCGCGCTCGGGGCGGAGCCGGGCTCGGTGCGGGGACTCGTGCTCGGCGGAGCCATGCGCACGGTGGTGGTCGGCGTGGTGCTGGGGGTGGCGGGGGCCTTCGTCGTGAATCGGCTGCTCGAGTCGTTCCTCTTCGACGTGGCGCCGTACGACCCGCTCACCTTCGTGGCGGTGCCGCTGCTCCTGCTGGGCACCGCGCTCCTCGCGAGCTGGGTGCCCGCACGCCGCTCCACACGCGTCGATCCGATTCAGGCGATGCGCGCGGAGTAG